The Nocardioides panzhihuensis genome has a segment encoding these proteins:
- a CDS encoding sarcosine oxidase subunit beta family protein, which produces MADLLPEHPDFLWRNPEPKSSYDVVIIGGGGHGLATAYYLAKNHGITNVAVLERGWLAGGNMARNTTIIRSNYLWDESAAIYEHSLKQWEVLPDELDYDFLFSQRGVLNLAHTLQDVRDSVRRCEANRLNGVDAEWLDPDQVKEVCPIINTSDNIRYPVMGATYQPRAGIAKHDHVAWAFARKADELGVDLIQDCEVTGIVKDGNRVTGVRTSRGTIAAGKVALCAAGHSSVLAEMAGFDLPIQSHPLQALVSELHQPVHPTVVMSNHVHVYVSQAHKGELVMGAGVDSYNGYGQRGGFHVIEEQMAAAVELFPIFARAHLLRTWGGIVDVTPDASPVVSKTPIDQLYVNCGWGTGGFKGTPGAGWTMAHTIAHDEPHEYNAPFALERFSTGALIDEHGAAAVAH; this is translated from the coding sequence ATGGCGGACCTCCTGCCCGAGCACCCCGACTTCCTCTGGCGCAACCCGGAGCCCAAGTCCTCCTACGACGTCGTCATCATCGGCGGCGGCGGACACGGTCTCGCGACGGCGTACTACCTGGCGAAGAACCACGGCATCACGAACGTCGCCGTGCTCGAGCGTGGTTGGCTCGCGGGCGGCAACATGGCCCGGAACACGACGATCATCCGGTCCAACTACCTGTGGGACGAGTCCGCGGCGATCTACGAGCACTCCCTCAAGCAGTGGGAGGTGCTCCCCGACGAGCTCGACTACGACTTCCTCTTCAGCCAGCGCGGCGTGCTCAACCTCGCCCACACGCTGCAGGACGTCCGCGACTCGGTGCGTCGCTGCGAGGCCAACCGCCTCAACGGGGTCGACGCCGAGTGGCTCGACCCCGACCAGGTGAAGGAGGTCTGCCCGATCATCAACACCAGCGACAACATCCGCTACCCGGTCATGGGCGCGACCTACCAGCCGCGCGCGGGCATCGCCAAGCACGACCACGTCGCGTGGGCGTTCGCCCGGAAGGCCGACGAGCTCGGCGTCGACCTGATCCAGGACTGCGAGGTCACCGGCATCGTCAAGGACGGCAACCGGGTGACCGGGGTCCGGACGAGCCGCGGCACGATCGCGGCCGGCAAGGTCGCGCTGTGCGCCGCCGGACACTCCAGCGTGCTCGCCGAGATGGCCGGCTTCGACCTGCCGATCCAGTCGCACCCGCTCCAGGCGCTCGTCTCCGAGCTCCACCAGCCCGTCCACCCCACGGTGGTCATGTCGAACCACGTCCATGTCTACGTCTCCCAGGCCCACAAGGGCGAGCTGGTCATGGGCGCCGGCGTCGACTCCTACAACGGCTACGGCCAGCGTGGCGGGTTCCACGTGATCGAGGAACAGATGGCAGCGGCCGTCGAGCTGTTCCCGATCTTCGCCCGAGCCCACCTGCTGCGCACCTGGGGCGGCATCGTCGATGTCACCCCGGACGCCTCCCCAGTCGTGAGCAAGACGCCGATCGACCAGCTCTACGTGAACTGCGGCTGGGGGACCGGAGGCTTCAAGGGCACCCCAGGCGCCGGTTGGACGATGGCGCACACGATCGCCCACGACGAGCCGCACGAGTACAACGCACCGTTCGCGCTGGAGCGGTTCAGCACCGGTGCCCTCATCGACGAGCACGGCGCAGCCGCCGTGGCCCACTGA
- a CDS encoding 2Fe-2S iron-sulfur cluster-binding protein, with the protein MSTTSHRLPDGGRIDRSTRLTFSLDGQEYAGHAGDTLASALIANGVLECGPSLYRQRPRGVIAAGVEEPNALVKLRRPGDSVTESMLPATTVELVDGLEAHYLSGLGELDPADDTAIYDKKYVHTDVLVIGAGLTGLAAASTAAASGARVILIDDQPELGGSLLSTRALSVDGVDSDTWLRGVTEELAAAPEVTVLTRTNAFGSYDSNYVIALESRLDHLEAPAKEELAGLSRQRLWHIRAQQVIVATGAHERPLVFANNDRPGVMLASAVRTYLNRYGVAAGDRILLATTNDSAYDVAADLTAAGVSVAAVVDSRAEQSEAAQRAGAAGIEVLLGSAVLDTDGDPQVTTATVSAIDDNGLAVGERRDIACDVVAVAGGWSPVVHLHSQRQGKVRWDEDLAGFVPTGEVAGQQIVGSARGSYTLEACLAEGRHSASTALLAAGFVGELEAPIEPLPAATGSGTTRSLWLAAEDGVPLDDLVDHFVDLQRDQTVHDVLRATGAGMRSVEHIKRYTSISTANDQGKTSGVNAIGVIAAALNDGRSPGEIGTTTYRAPYAPVPFVALAGRERGDLFDPARLTSIHPWHVVQGAEMEIVGQWLRPWYYPRNGESLDEAVLRECAAVRESVGMMDATTLGKIEVWGSDAGEFLNRIYTNGFKKLAPGSARYGVMCTPDGMIFDDGVTLRLDEGRYFMTTTTGGAAKVLDWLEEWHQTEWPALDVSFTSVTEQWATVAVVGPKSREVIAKIAPELDVSNEAFPFMSFRETTLASGVPARVCRISFSGELAFEVNVETWFGQRVWEEIHAAGQEWAITPYGTETMHVLRAEKGYPIVGQDTDGTVTPQDAGMEWIVSKVKDFVGKRSYSRDDTARTDRKHLVSVLPVDKTFRLPEGTQLVAAGTPITPADGPVPMLGHVTSSYHSAALGRSFALALIKDGRNRIGQTLVAPVGDRMVDVVVAETVLYDPEGSRRDG; encoded by the coding sequence GTGAGCACGACGTCGCACCGCCTCCCAGATGGCGGCCGGATCGACCGATCCACCCGCCTCACCTTCAGCCTCGACGGCCAGGAGTACGCCGGCCACGCCGGTGACACCCTCGCCTCGGCGTTGATCGCCAACGGCGTGCTCGAGTGCGGGCCGTCGCTGTATCGGCAGCGCCCCCGCGGCGTCATCGCCGCCGGGGTCGAGGAGCCCAACGCGCTGGTCAAGCTGAGGCGTCCCGGTGACTCGGTCACCGAGTCGATGCTCCCCGCCACGACCGTCGAGCTCGTCGACGGGCTCGAGGCCCACTACCTCAGCGGCCTCGGCGAGCTCGACCCCGCCGACGACACCGCGATCTATGACAAGAAGTACGTCCACACCGATGTGCTCGTCATCGGTGCCGGCCTCACCGGGCTCGCCGCCGCGAGCACCGCCGCCGCCTCCGGTGCCCGCGTCATCCTCATCGACGACCAGCCCGAGCTCGGCGGCTCCCTGCTCTCCACCCGCGCCCTCAGCGTCGACGGCGTCGACAGCGACACCTGGCTGCGTGGCGTCACCGAGGAGCTCGCGGCCGCGCCCGAGGTCACGGTCCTCACCCGGACCAACGCCTTCGGCAGCTACGACTCCAACTACGTGATCGCGCTCGAGAGCCGGCTCGACCATCTCGAGGCCCCCGCCAAGGAGGAGCTCGCGGGTCTGTCGCGACAGCGCCTCTGGCACATCCGTGCCCAGCAGGTCATCGTCGCGACCGGCGCTCACGAGCGTCCCCTCGTCTTCGCCAACAACGACCGCCCCGGGGTCATGCTCGCCTCCGCCGTCCGCACCTACCTCAACAGGTACGGCGTCGCCGCAGGGGACAGGATCCTGCTCGCGACCACGAACGACAGCGCCTACGACGTCGCCGCAGACCTGACGGCCGCCGGAGTCTCCGTGGCGGCCGTCGTCGACTCCCGCGCCGAGCAGTCCGAAGCCGCCCAACGAGCCGGGGCCGCCGGTATCGAGGTCCTCCTCGGCTCCGCCGTCCTCGACACCGACGGCGACCCCCAGGTCACCACCGCGACGGTGTCGGCCATCGACGACAACGGCCTCGCGGTCGGCGAGCGGCGAGACATCGCCTGCGACGTGGTCGCAGTCGCCGGAGGCTGGAGCCCAGTGGTGCACCTGCACAGCCAGCGGCAGGGAAAGGTCCGCTGGGACGAGGACCTGGCTGGGTTCGTCCCCACAGGGGAGGTCGCCGGCCAGCAGATCGTGGGCTCGGCCCGCGGCAGCTACACCCTCGAGGCGTGCCTCGCCGAGGGCCGGCATTCGGCCTCGACGGCTCTGCTCGCCGCCGGATTCGTCGGTGAGCTCGAGGCTCCGATCGAGCCCCTTCCCGCAGCGACGGGCAGCGGTACGACCCGCAGCCTGTGGCTCGCGGCCGAGGACGGCGTCCCGCTCGATGACCTGGTCGACCACTTCGTCGACCTCCAGCGCGACCAGACGGTGCACGACGTGCTGCGTGCGACCGGCGCCGGCATGCGCAGCGTCGAGCACATCAAGCGCTACACCTCCATCAGCACCGCCAACGACCAGGGCAAGACCTCCGGCGTCAACGCGATCGGGGTCATCGCGGCCGCGCTCAACGACGGCCGCAGCCCAGGCGAGATCGGTACGACCACGTACCGGGCCCCGTACGCTCCGGTCCCGTTCGTCGCGCTCGCCGGCCGCGAGCGCGGAGATCTCTTCGACCCCGCCCGGCTGACGTCGATCCACCCCTGGCACGTGGTGCAGGGGGCGGAGATGGAGATCGTGGGGCAGTGGCTTCGGCCGTGGTACTACCCGCGGAACGGCGAGTCGCTGGACGAGGCCGTGCTCCGTGAGTGCGCCGCGGTCCGTGAGTCCGTCGGCATGATGGACGCGACCACCCTGGGCAAGATCGAGGTGTGGGGGAGCGACGCCGGTGAGTTCCTCAACCGGATCTACACCAACGGCTTCAAGAAGCTCGCCCCCGGCTCCGCGCGCTACGGCGTCATGTGCACGCCCGACGGGATGATCTTCGACGACGGCGTCACGCTCCGCCTCGACGAGGGCCGCTACTTCATGACCACGACCACCGGAGGTGCCGCCAAGGTCCTCGACTGGCTCGAGGAATGGCATCAGACCGAGTGGCCGGCCCTGGACGTCAGCTTCACCTCGGTGACCGAGCAGTGGGCCACCGTCGCCGTCGTCGGTCCGAAGTCGCGCGAGGTGATCGCCAAGATCGCGCCGGAGCTCGATGTCAGCAACGAGGCGTTCCCGTTCATGAGCTTCCGGGAGACGACGCTCGCCTCGGGCGTCCCGGCGCGGGTGTGCCGGATCTCGTTCTCCGGAGAGCTCGCCTTCGAGGTCAACGTCGAGACCTGGTTCGGTCAGCGGGTGTGGGAGGAGATCCACGCCGCCGGCCAGGAGTGGGCGATCACCCCGTACGGCACCGAGACCATGCACGTTCTCCGCGCGGAGAAGGGCTACCCGATCGTCGGCCAGGACACCGACGGCACGGTCACTCCGCAGGACGCAGGCATGGAGTGGATCGTCTCCAAGGTGAAGGACTTCGTCGGAAAGCGGTCCTACAGCCGCGACGACACCGCCCGCACCGACCGAAAACACCTCGTCTCGGTGCTGCCTGTCGACAAGACCTTCCGGCTGCCCGAGGGCACCCAGCTGGTCGCGGCCGGTACGCCGATCACTCCTGCCGACGGCCCGGTGCCGATGCTCGGGCACGTGACCTCGAGCTACCACAGCGCCGCGCTCGGGCGCTCGTTCGCCCTGGCGCTCATCAAGGATGGCCGCAACCGCATCGGCCAGACCCTCGTCGCGCCGGTCGGAGACCGAATGGTCGACGTCGTCGTCGCTGAAACCGTCCTCTACGACCCGGAAGGAAGCCGCCGCGATGGTTGA
- a CDS encoding sarcosine oxidase subunit delta yields the protein MILISCPNCGSRDETEFHYGGQAHVAYPEDPNTLSDEEWGRYLFYRENTKGIFAERWVHSSGCRKWFNVLRDTVTYRIAAVYRTGEPRPTLDGDPQ from the coding sequence ATGATCCTCATCAGCTGCCCCAACTGCGGGTCCCGTGACGAGACCGAGTTCCACTACGGCGGACAGGCCCACGTCGCGTACCCGGAGGACCCGAACACGCTCAGCGACGAGGAGTGGGGTCGCTACCTGTTCTACCGCGAGAACACCAAGGGCATCTTCGCCGAGCGCTGGGTCCACAGCTCCGGATGCCGCAAGTGGTTCAACGTCCTTCGCGACACCGTCACCTACCGCATCGCCGCCGTCTACCGCACCGGCGAACCGCGCCCCACCCTGGATGGAGACCCGCAGTGA
- the glyA gene encoding serine hydroxymethyltransferase, with the protein MVDVLTASLATLDPEVSEQIDAELSRQQTTLEMIASENFAPAAVMEAQGSVLTNKYAEGYPGRRYYGGCEHVDVIEQLAIDRLKALFSAEYANVQPHSGAQANAAAMFALLEPGDTILGLSLAHGGHLTHGMKINFSGRLYQVVPYEVSREDFMIDMAEVERLALEHRPKLIVAGWSAYPRQLDFAEFRRIADLVGARLMVDMAHFAGLVATGLHPNPVPFADVVTSTTHKTLGGPRGGVILTNDPGIAKKINSAVFPGQQGGPLEHVIAGKAVAFKVAAEPEFRERQERTLRGARIIAERLLADDVAAAGVSVVSGGTDVHLVLVDLRDSELNGQDGEDRLHRIGITVNRNAVPFDPRPPMVSSGLRIGTPALATRGFGDTDFSEVADIIAAALKEDDFTEETADALRSRVTNLAEKHPLYPHLIESNGAV; encoded by the coding sequence GTGGTTGACGTCTTGACCGCCTCGCTCGCGACCCTCGACCCCGAGGTCAGCGAGCAGATCGACGCTGAGCTGAGCCGCCAGCAGACGACGCTGGAGATGATCGCCTCGGAGAACTTCGCTCCCGCCGCCGTCATGGAGGCTCAGGGGTCGGTCCTCACCAACAAGTACGCCGAGGGCTATCCCGGTCGGCGCTACTACGGCGGCTGCGAGCACGTCGACGTGATCGAGCAGCTCGCCATCGACCGTCTCAAGGCGCTCTTCTCCGCGGAGTACGCCAACGTGCAGCCGCACTCGGGCGCCCAGGCCAACGCCGCGGCGATGTTCGCCCTCCTCGAGCCCGGCGACACCATCCTCGGCCTCTCGCTCGCCCACGGCGGTCACCTCACCCACGGCATGAAGATCAACTTCTCCGGACGCCTCTACCAGGTCGTTCCGTACGAGGTCAGCCGCGAGGACTTCATGATCGACATGGCCGAGGTCGAGCGCCTGGCTCTCGAGCACCGGCCAAAGCTGATCGTCGCGGGCTGGTCCGCCTACCCCCGCCAGCTCGACTTCGCGGAGTTCCGCCGGATCGCGGATCTGGTCGGCGCCCGCCTCATGGTCGACATGGCTCACTTCGCCGGCCTGGTCGCGACCGGCCTGCACCCGAACCCGGTGCCCTTCGCCGACGTCGTCACCTCGACGACGCACAAGACCCTCGGCGGCCCTCGCGGTGGCGTCATCCTGACCAACGACCCCGGGATCGCGAAGAAGATCAACTCCGCGGTCTTCCCCGGCCAGCAGGGCGGGCCGCTCGAGCACGTCATCGCCGGCAAGGCGGTCGCGTTCAAGGTCGCCGCGGAGCCCGAGTTCCGCGAGCGCCAGGAGCGTACGCTGCGGGGCGCCCGCATCATCGCCGAGCGTCTGCTCGCCGACGACGTCGCGGCCGCGGGAGTCTCGGTGGTCAGCGGCGGCACGGACGTACATCTCGTGCTGGTCGACCTGCGCGACTCCGAGCTCAACGGCCAAGACGGCGAGGACCGGCTCCACCGGATCGGCATCACCGTCAACCGCAACGCGGTCCCGTTCGACCCGCGCCCGCCGATGGTCTCCTCCGGCCTGCGGATCGGCACGCCGGCCCTGGCCACGCGCGGGTTCGGCGACACCGACTTCTCCGAGGTGGCCGACATCATCGCGGCAGCGTTGAAGGAGGACGACTTCACCGAGGAGACGGCCGACGCGCTGCGCAGCCGGGTCACGAACCTCGCCGAGAAGCACCCGCTCTACCCCCACCTCATCGAGTCGAACGGAGCCGTGTGA